The Quercus lobata isolate SW786 chromosome 4, ValleyOak3.0 Primary Assembly, whole genome shotgun sequence genome segment GATTGCCTTCATTGTCCTTCCAGTTCAGGACTGTTCTTTGATTAAATTCAGCATTTTCAGAAGAATTATTTGCAAGCCATCACACGAAGAATTTAAATGCCTCGAGCTTGTCATTTTTAAGGGTAATATGCAAAGCTGTCTCGTTTCGCACCATCACATCTGTAATAGAATCAGgacaaactaataaaaattcCTCCAATAGATAAAGGCGCTCACCACTTTCTACTACGTAATGCAAAGGAGTTAGCCGCTCCCTTCCTTTGACACGAACAAGGTCCCCATCAAATTGTAAAAGCCGACGCACCAAGTCGATATGCCCATTTTTTAGTGCAATGTGAATAGGGCTAAACCCATTTTGATTTAGTTTCCGAGCAAACGAGGGCTTTAAACCGATCATCTCCATGGCAAATTGGATGTTCCCAGCAAATGCAGCTATGTGTAAAGGAGTATTAACAAATGGTAGCTCGTCGATGTGCTCCAAAAGTTTTACATAAATATCATTATAACCACTTCAAGTAACCgcaaaaaaaagagatgaaccCGAGGAAGCTCTAGTATTGCGTAGCAAAATCCTGATCTCATTGTTGTCTTCTTGTGTTTGTCCTTCGAAGATGTCCCATGTTGTTTTACCCTCCGAATTCCTATGGTTTACATGGATGAATCCAAAACCCCATGTGAGTAGGTGATTCACAACCTGCATAATGTAAATTAGTCAACCTCGTCCTTGGTTCGTTCTTAATCCAAATGTATAAACTTCTTTTTCTGTTATAATTTCttaactaaatttataattaaagaagaagaaaaaatgatcATAATACATACTATTGCAAAGCCACTGAAtcattaaaagataaaataatttttgatatAATACCAGTGATAAAAATGGAATTGTTCGTAGACCAAGGGAGGCCATCGATCcttaaattttatacatttttaaattgtacatttagatataaaatattttaaattttgaaaagaaaaaaaaaattttacttctcccccaaaaaagatttttagttcaaataattcaaaaaaaaaaatgctcactTAGACTATTCatagtttgttattttattttaattttattcccttttatttatattttgttaatgatGAGACATAAAACTTGCCTGGGTTTCAATTTTTGATACTACAATGTGCAACACAGTACTATTACCATCATCGTCCTCCCAGTTCAagacaactttttcattaaatgaaccatttttagaaaaatttctTCCAAGCCATCCCGCCAAAAATTTGAAAGCCTTAAGGTTGTCAAATTTGAGGACAATATGCAAAGTTGTCTCGTTTTGCACCGCTACATCTGCAATAGAATTAGGATAGACTAATAGAAATTTGTCCAATAGATCAAGGTTATCACTGTTTGCTACTACGTAGTGCAAAAGAGTGATATGCTCTCGTCCTTTGACATGGACAAGGTCCCCATCAAACTGTAGAAGCTTACGCACCAGCTTAATATAGCCATTTTGTAGAGCGAGGTGAATAGGGCTAAACCTGTCAGGATTTAGTTTCCAAGCAAATGAAGGCTTTAAACCCATCATCTCCATGGCAAATTGGATGTTGCCAGTAAATGCAGCTATGTGTAAAGGAGTTTGAACAAATGGTAGCTGGTCAATGTGCTCCAAAAATTTTACATCCTCTCCAATTAATTGGTAAAAGGCATTAACATCTCCACTTTCAGCAACCTGCTTCATCCTCTCAATTCTTTCATCCATTTTAGAGAAGGCTGATATATAAAGGTAGGGTTTTTGTTGATTTGAACTTGTTGTTGTGTGGCTTGAATAAGTAGTGCTGCATGCAACAAAGCCAATATTACCGCCTCATCCTAATTAATTAGTTTCAAAGATCTCCAGCAtgtcacctaat includes the following:
- the LOC115983437 gene encoding ankyrin repeat-containing protein BDA1-like; its protein translation is MDERIERMKQVAESGDVNAFYQLIGEDVKFLEHIDQLPFVQTPLHIAAFTGNIQFAMEMMGLKPSFAWKLNPDRFSPIHLALQNGYIKLVRKLLQFDGDLVHVKGREHITLLHYVVANSDNLDLLDKFLLVYPNSIADVAVQNETTLHIVLKFDNLKAFKFLAGWLGRNFSKNGSFNEKVVLNWEDDDGNSTVLHIVVSKIETQHIDELPFVNTPLHIAAFAGNIQFAMEMIGLKPSFARKLNQNGFSPIHIALKNGHIDLVRRLLQFDGDLVRVKGRERLTPLHYVVESGERLYLLEEFLLVCPDSITDVMVRNETALHITLKNDKLEAFKFFV